A single genomic interval of Rhododendron vialii isolate Sample 1 chromosome 3a, ASM3025357v1 harbors:
- the LOC131319419 gene encoding pectinesterase 2-like, with protein sequence MGLSIAMKLVLLLTLFTIATTLAIQIASESGPDSDVGIPSKNISSPGGERSLLQRMLKGKHHRKGRHHRERKLKPRHHRERRPRLAAEEPVGNAAAVVAQDGSGNFPNIKAALDASLKRGGDGRFVIHIKSGVYSEHVVVTEAMKNVMFTGDGMGKTIITGSLSISGDRGTSESATVIIKGDGFVARDITFRNTAGPEKQQAPAITSSAPHSAFFRCGFEGYQDTIVAMRGQQFFKECDIYGTVDFICGDAAAIFQDCNLRLRRSPGRTITIAASSRNSANSPTGFVFHNCRVTAEPELSQVIGTHKIYLGRPWRSFARTIYIQNDLDVPIQAQGWMPWEKRPDGADANTVYYREYGNRGIGSSTGGRVKWPGYRVMDSNEASQFTVANLIQGHTWLPSTGVPFNAGL encoded by the exons ATGGGTCTATCGATTGCAATGAAGCTTGTGCTATTACTAACACTGTTCACAATCGCCACCACTTTGGCTATCCAAATTGCATCAGAATCAGGACCTGATTCCGATGTGGGAATTCCCAGTAAAAACATCTCGAGTCCAGGGGGCGAGAGAAGTCTTTTACAACGAATGCTGAAAGGAAAACATCATAGGAAGGGAAGACATCATCGAGAGCGGAAGCTTAAGCCCCGTCATCATCGAGAGCGGAGGCCGAGGTTGGCAGCCGAAGAGCCGGTCGGAAACGCTGCGGCAGTGGTGGCTCAAGACGGGTCGGGAAACTTTCCGAACATCAAGGCGGCACTTGACGCGTCACTCAAGAGGGGAGGTGACGGGCGATTCGTCATTCACATTAAGAGTGGCGTTTACAGCGAACATGTTGTGGTGACTGAGGCAATGAAGAACGTTATGTTCACTGGCGATGGTATGGGAAAGACCATTATCACTGGTAGCCTTTCTATCAGTGGAGATAGGGGTACATCAGAATCTGCGACCGTTA TTATAAAGGGTGACGGGTTCGTGGCTCGCGACATAACATTCCGAAACACAGCAGGCCCTGAGAAGCAGCAGGCTCCGGCAATCACATCATCTGCGCCGCATTCAGCTTTCTTCCGTTGCGGTTTCGAAGGGTATCAGGACACCATCGTCGCCATGCGAGGCCAACAGTTCTTCAAAGAGTGCGACATCTATGGCACGGTCGACTTCATCTGCGGAGACGCCGCAGCAATCTTCCAGGACTGCAACCTCCGCCTGAGGAGATCGCCTGGCCGCACAATCACCATCGCCGCATCCAGCCGCAACTCAGCGAATTCACCCACGGGATTCGTGTTCCACAACTGCCGGGTCACGGCGGAGCCGGAACTGAGCCAGGTGATCGGGACGCACAAGATTTacttgggccggccctggagGTCCTTCGCCCGGACGATCTATATTCAGAATGATTTGGACGTCCCGATTCAAGCACAGGGGTGGATGCCGTGGGAGAAGAGGCCGGATGGGGCGGACGCGAACACCGTTTATTACAGGGAATACGGGAACAGGGGTATTGGTTCGTCAACAGGAGGGAGAGTGAAGTGGCCAGGGTACCGAGTTATGGACTCGAACGAGGCAAGTCAATTCACCGTTGCGAATCTAATTCAGGGACATACTTGGCTGCCTAGCACTGGCGTGCCATTTAACGCTGGTTTGTAG
- the LOC131320371 gene encoding NAC domain-containing protein 7-like isoform X2, producing MNTFSHVPPGFRFHPTDEELVDYYLRRKVTSRRIDLDVIKDVDLYKIEPWDLQELCRIGTEEQNEWYFFSHKDKKYPTGTRTNRATTAGFWKATGRDKAIYSKHDLVGMRKTLVFYKGRAPNGLKSDWIMHEYRLETDENGTPQAKGWVVCRVFKKRLPTVRRMGEHDSPIWYDDQVSFMPDLESPKENPNPNYLPNYHHPHNSYACKKELDFSYQNPPHHGHFFQLPLLDGPKLLLQTNPMAAFGQQEQIQQAHNQNLNYYGDQAVDQVTDWRVLDKFVASQLSQEEAPKENDNSNNAENCFFQTSSDHELINKQDQMGPENAASTSNSSCQMDLWK from the exons ATGAACACATTTTCACATGTTCCTCCTGGTTTTCGTTTCCACCCAACTGATGAAGAACTTGTTGATTACTACCTTAGGAGAAAGGTTACTAGCAGAAGGATTGACCTAGATGTCATTAAAGATGTTGACCTCTATAAAATAGAGCCATGGGATCTCCAAG AGTTATGCAGAATAGGAACAGAAGAGCAAAACGAGTGGTATTTTTTCAGCCACAAGGATAAGAAATATCCGACGGGGACTCGAACGAATAGGGCTACGACGGCAGGGTTTTGGAAAGCAACAGGGAGAGACAAGGCTATTTACTCGAAGCATGACTTGGTAGGGATGAGGAAGACCTTGGTGTTTTACAAAGGCCGAGCCCCAAATGGACTGAAATCGGACTGGATCATGCACGAGTACCGGCTTGAAACCGATGAAAACGGCACCCCTCAGGCAA AAGGTTGGGTGGTGTGTCGAGTGTTCAAGAAGCGACTACCGACGGTGAGAAGAATGGGTGAACACGATTCGCCGATTTGGTACGACGATCAAGTCTCATTCATGCCAGATCTAGAGTCCCCAAAGGAAAACCCTAATCCCAATTATTTGCCTAATTACCACCACCCCCACAACTCTTATGCTTGCAAGAAAGAGCTCGACTTTTCGTACCAAAATCCCCCTCATCACGGCCACTTCTTCCAGCTTCCGCTCTTAGACGGCCCGAAACTACTGCTCCAAACAAATCCTATGGCTGCGTTCGGACAACAAGAACAAATTCAACAGGCCCATAACCAAAACTTGAACTATTACGGCGATCAGGCGGTGGATCAGGTGACGGACTGGCGGGTTCTCGACAAGTTTGTTGCCTCTCAGCTGAGTCAAGAAGAGGCGCCGAAAGAGAATGACAACTCAAACAACGCGGAAAACTGCTTCTTCCAAACATCATCCGATCATGAGTTGATCAACAAACAAGACCAGATGGGCCCGGAGAATGCGGCCTCGACATCAAACTCCAGTTGTCAGATGGATCTGTGgaagtga
- the LOC131318915 gene encoding probable pectinesterase/pectinesterase inhibitor 59, whose product MALNLALIFIIPISFSLPSFLTQALPNQASNGIDRWCSKTPHPEPCKISLGRPRRHAPRGEADFRTMMVEAALERALHAEIHVNELRRRCSSKRKLAAWLDCSGLISNTVFQLNNTLQGLKATAANVNWTDADCQTWLSTALTNLDTCRAGSHQLNVSNFISPVVSNNVSELISNGLAINGALLDGQETEGEFPSWVSAGERKLLESPPLSSQANFIVAQDGSGHFRSIQAAINLAVSRRRRDERITIHVKRGVYREYIQINKNMNKITLVGDGMRHTIISGKRSVASGYTIYSCATVGIDGAGFMARGITFRNRAGPQNGQAVAVRSASDFSVFYACGFEGYQDTLFVLAQRQFFKMCYIYGTIDFIFGNAAVVFQNCIIYVRKPLWGQANVIAAQGRIDPYQNTGISIQGSRVVATPGFARVVRSYNTYLGRPWQRYSRTVFLQSYLGSLVNPAGWLAWENTDFAQDTLYFGEYKNFGPASSTTRRVNWKGHHVITSAGTASQFTVANLIAGNTWLPATGVPFTAGL is encoded by the exons ATGGCATTGAACCTTGCATTAATTTTCATAATACCCATATCATTTTCTCTCCCTTCTTTCCTCACTCAAGCCCTACCAAACCAAGCTTCCAATGGCATCGACCGCTGGTGCAGCAAAACTCCTCATCCAGAACCGTGCAAAATCTCCTTGGGCCGGCCCCGCCGCCACGCCCCGAGAGGCGAAGCGGATTTCAGGACGATGATGGTGGAAGCGGCACTGGAGCGAGCCCTTCACGCGGAAATCCACGTGAATGAGCTCAGACGACGTTGCAGTAGCAAGCGTAAGCTGGCCGCGTGGTTGGACTGCTCCGGATTGATTTCCAACACCGTTTTCCAACTCAACAACACCCTTCAAGGCCTAAAGGCCACCGCCGCCAACGTGAATTGGACAGATGCTGATTGCCAGACGTGGCTCAGCACCGCCCTGACGAACCTCGATACTTGTCGGGCAGGGTCGCATCAGCTCAACGTCTCGAATTTCATCTCTCCTGTCGTGTCCAACAACGTGTCCGAGCTGATCAGCAACGGGTTGGCCATCAACGGGGCGTTGCTTGACGGCCAAGAAACTGAAGGGGAGTTTCCGAGCTGGGTTTCGGCCGGGGAGAGGAAACTGTTGGAGTCTCCGCCGTTGAGTTCTCAGGCAAATTTCATCGTGGCGCAAGATGGGTCGGGCCACTTTAGGTCGATCCAGGCTGCGATAAACTTGGCGGTGTCAAGGAGGCGTCGCGACGAGAGGATAACAATACATGTGAAAAGGGGCGTGTATAGGGAGTATATTCAGATCAACAAAAATATGAACAAGATTACTTTGGTAGGCGACGGAATGAGGCACACAATAATTTCTGGCAAGCGAAGTGTTGCTTCAGGGTACACAATATATAGCTGTGCAACTGTTG GGATTGATGGCGCTGGTTTCATGGCTCGGGGAATCACATTCCGAAACAGGGCTGGCCCGCAAAACGGTCAAGCAGTCGCCGTCCGATCAGCATCGGATTTCTCTGTCTTCTACGCTTGCGGATTCGAAGGGTACCAAGACACCCTCTTCGTCCTAGCGCAGCGCCAATTCTTCAAAATGTGCTACATTTACGGCACAATAGACTTCATATTCGGCAACGCGGCCGTGGTATTCCAAAATTGCATTATTTACGTAAGAAAGCCCCTTTGGGGCCAAGCCAACGTGATCGCGGCCCAGGGCAGGATCGACCCATATCAAAACACCGGCATTTCGATCCAGGGTTCCCGTGTCGTGGCTACACCCGGCTTTGCCCGGGTGGTCCGCTCTTACAATACGTACTTGGGCCGGCCGTGGCAACGGTATTCTAGGACTGTTTTCCTTCAAAGTTACCTAGGAAGTCTGGTGAATCCGGCGGGTTGGCTGGCGTGGGAAAATACCGATTTTGCCCAGGATACGCTTTACTTTGGGGAGTACAAGAATTTTGGGCCTGCTTCTTCGACTACGAGGAGGGTGAATTGGAAGGGTCATCATGTTATAACAAGTGCGGGTACCGCTTCCCAGTTCACCGTTGCGAACTTGATTGCCGGCAACACGTGGTTGCCGGCAACCGGGGTGCCATTCACTGCTGGCCTATGA
- the LOC131319420 gene encoding pectinesterase-like, producing the protein MGTLNAIKLLFLLALFTIATALAIEFASSADSNDATPSRNVSSSEGERSLLQRMLRGRRRRGRRPSGQAGMRRAGRRKGRRAPVVVAQDGSGNFPTIKAALDASLTRKGVGRFVIHIKAGVYNEIVVVDERMKNIRFTGDGIGRTIITGHNHNSLLGLRTWNSATVLVQGDGFVARDITFQNTHRKAQAPAITIDAPRSAFYRVGFDGYQDTILFRSGQQFFKECDVYGTVDFICGDGTAIFQNSNIIARNSSTGNQITITASKRDDANLSTGLVFQNCRVTAAPDLRKEFGSKEIYLGRPWGDQARTIFMNCDLDLPIHPEGWLDWPGRPESLGKVYYREFGNRGMGSLTRGRWSRYRVIMTDRNEANQFTVANFIQGHTWLPRTGVPYFLGL; encoded by the exons ATGGGCACATTAAATGCAATTAAACTTCTATTTCTATTAGCGTTATTCACAATCGCTACCGCTTTGGCTATTGAATTTGCATCGTCTGCTGATTCCAACGACGCAACTCCCAGTAGAAATGTTTCGAGTTCAGAGGGGGAAAGAAGTCTTCTGCAACGGATGCTGAGAGGAAGACGTCGAAGAGGGAGAAGGCCAAGTGGACAGGCGGGCATGAGAAGGGCGGGTAGGAGGAAGGGTAGGAGGGCACCCGTCGTAGTGGCTCAAGATGGGTCGGGAAATTTCCCGACTATCAAGGCTGCTCTTGATGCGTCGCTCACGAGGAAAGGCGTCGGACGATTCGTCATTCACATAAAGGCAGGGGTTTATAATGAAATAGTTGTTGTTGATGAGAGAATGAAGAATATTAGGTTCACAGGTGATGGCATAGGGAGGACCATTATCACTGGACACAATCACAACAGTTTATTAGGCCTTCGTACCTGGAATTCTGCAACTGTGT TGGTTCAGGGGGACGGTTTCGTGGCTCGGGACATAACATTCCAGAACACACACCGGAAGGCGCAAGCCCCAGCGATCACAATCGACGCCCCGCGGTCGGCATTCTACCGTGTGGGGTTCGACGGGTACCAAGACACCATTTTATTCAGAAGTGGCCAACAGTTTTTCAAAGAATGCGACGTTTACGGCACCGTGGATTTTATATGCGGAGATGGCACCGCAATTTTCCAAAACTCCAACATCATCGCCCGAAATTCCTCCACTGGTAACCAAATCACAATCACGGCCTCAAAGCGAGACGACGCCAACTTGTCCACTGGGCTCGTTTTCCAAAACTGCCGGGTCACTGCAGCGCCTGATTTAAGAAAGGAATTTGGGTCCAAGGAGATTTACTTGGGCCGGCCGTGGGGGGACCAGGCGAGGACCATTTTTATGAACTGTGACTTGGATCTGCCAATTCATCCGGAGGGGTGGTTGGACTGGCCAGGTAGGCCCGAGTCGCTTGGCAAGGTTTATTATAGGGAGTTTGGGAACAGGGGTATGGGTTCCTTGACCCGGGGGAGGTGGAGCAGGTATCGGGTTATTATGACTGATCGAAATGAGGCGAATCAGTTCACGGTCGCGAATTTTATTCAAGGTCACACGTGGCTGCCAAGGACTGGCGTGCCTTATTTCCTTGGTCTATAA
- the LOC131321291 gene encoding pectinesterase 2-like, whose amino-acid sequence MKVGLFQLFIIFSSILSPIHSSANWGALNWWCDKTPYPKPCKYHLGQDGNHSVSTSKNDFRDLATKLALEWSLNALTYIKWFGLASCSDRKRGPWTDCLKLYESTIVQLNRTLDESMNRDDFDVQTWLSAALTNLDTCQNEFTELGVTDNVFSLKNNNVSKLISNSLAINNTTARRQITYRERFPSWVSSGDRKLLQSKRLVPDFVVAQDGLGDFVTIKEAIDASINMRYWGRFVIYVKSGIYNENIEVGLDMENIMLIGDGWRSTIVTGNRSHAGGYSTFDSATFSVAGDGFIARGITFRNTAGPQSGQAVALLSRSDRSVFYRCGFEGYQDTLCVHSQRQFYAKSHVSGTTDFIFGNAAVVFQNCIIYGRTPLSGNQIVLTAQGRTDPNQNTGFSIHRCMVLPAGDRGGPVARPFVAYLGRPWRDYAPVVYMRSYLDGFVPGVGWSQWGNDTGNLGTLYYGEYGNFGPGSSTEERVKWSGYHDIRSKTEAEEFGVGKLIRGELWLPEAGVPFIPDV is encoded by the exons ATGAAGGTTGGGCTATTTCaattgttcataattttttcttcCATCCTCTCTCCAATCCATTCAAGCGCAAATTGGGGTGCCTTAAACTGGTGGTGCGACAAAACACCATACCCTAAACCATGCAAGTATCATCTGGGCCAAGATGGAAACCACTCTGTATCAACGTCAAAGAATGATTTTCGAGATTTGGCCACAAAATTAGCCCTGGAATGGTCGCTGAATGCACTGACCTATATCAAGTGGTTCGGGCTAGCTTCTTGTAGCGATAGAAAAAGAGGCCCGTGGACGGATTGCTTGAAGCTTTACGAGAGCACCATTGTCCAACTTAACCGTACCCTAGACGAAAGCATGAATCGTGACGACTTTGACGTACAAACCTGGCTTAGTGCGGCCCTCACGAATCTCGATACCTGTCAAAATGAGTTCACTGAGCTAGGTGTTACCGATAACGTATTTTCCCTCAAGAACAACAATGTTTCAAAGTTGATAAGCAACAGTTTGGCAATCAACAATACAACAGCTCGTCGTCAAATCACCTATAGGGAACGATTTCCTAGCTGGGTTTCAAGTGGCGATCGGAAGCTTTTGCAGTCAAAACGGCTAGTTCCAGATTTCGTGGTGGCTCAAGATGGGTTAGGAGATTTTGTCACAATCAAAGAGGCTATCGATGCATCGATCAATATGAGATATTGGGGAAGATTTGTAATTTACGTAAAAAGTGGGATTTATAATGAAAACATTGAGGTAGGCCTGGATATGGAGAATATCATGCTGATTGGTGACGGATGGAGGAGCACTATTGTCACCGGTAACCGGAGCCATGCCGGAGGCTATTCCACCTTTGACTCTGCAACTTTCT CGGTGGCCGGCGACGGATTCATAGCCCGGGGCATCACCTTCCGCAACACGGCAGGCCCGCAAAGCGGCCAGGCCGTTGCCCTCCTATCGCGGTCCGACCGCTCAGTCTTCTACCGGTGCGGCTTCGAAGGATACCAAGACACCCTCTGCGTCCACTCCCAACGCCAATTCTACGCCAAATCCCACGTCTCTGGCACGACCGATTTCATCTTTGGAAACGCCGCGGTAGTATTCCAAAACTGCATTATCTACGGACGGACCCCACTGAGCGGGAACCAAATCGTCTTAACGGCCCAAGGCCGAACGGACCCGAACCAGAACACCGGGTTTTCGATCCACCGGTGCATGGTTTTGCCCGCAGGGGATCGAGGCGGCCCGGTGGCCAGGCCGTTCGTGGCTTACTTGGGCAGGCCGTGGAGGGATTATGCCCCCGTGGTTTATATGAGGAGTTATCTTGACGGTTTTGTCCCCGGTGTGGGGTGGTCCCAGTGGGGGAACGATACGGGGAATTTGGGCACTTTGTATTACGGGGAGTATGGTAATTTTGGGCCGGGGTCTTCGACCGAGGAGAGAGTGAAGTGGAGCGGGTATCACGATATTAGGAGCAAAACTGAGGCGGAGGAATTCGGTGTTGGGAAGCTCATCCGCGGCGAGTTGTGGCTGCCGGAAGCCGGCGTGCCATTTATTCCTGATGTGTAg
- the LOC131320371 gene encoding NAC domain-containing protein 7-like isoform X1, producing the protein MNTFSHVPPGFRFHPTDEELVDYYLRRKVTSRRIDLDVIKDVDLYKIEPWDLQELCRIGTEEQNEWYFFSHKDKKYPTGTRTNRATTAGFWKATGRDKAIYSKHDLVGMRKTLVFYKGRAPNGLKSDWIMHEYRLETDENGTPQEEGWVVCRVFKKRLPTVRRMGEHDSPIWYDDQVSFMPDLESPKENPNPNYLPNYHHPHNSYACKKELDFSYQNPPHHGHFFQLPLLDGPKLLLQTNPMAAFGQQEQIQQAHNQNLNYYGDQAVDQVTDWRVLDKFVASQLSQEEAPKENDNSNNAENCFFQTSSDHELINKQDQMGPENAASTSNSSCQMDLWK; encoded by the exons ATGAACACATTTTCACATGTTCCTCCTGGTTTTCGTTTCCACCCAACTGATGAAGAACTTGTTGATTACTACCTTAGGAGAAAGGTTACTAGCAGAAGGATTGACCTAGATGTCATTAAAGATGTTGACCTCTATAAAATAGAGCCATGGGATCTCCAAG AGTTATGCAGAATAGGAACAGAAGAGCAAAACGAGTGGTATTTTTTCAGCCACAAGGATAAGAAATATCCGACGGGGACTCGAACGAATAGGGCTACGACGGCAGGGTTTTGGAAAGCAACAGGGAGAGACAAGGCTATTTACTCGAAGCATGACTTGGTAGGGATGAGGAAGACCTTGGTGTTTTACAAAGGCCGAGCCCCAAATGGACTGAAATCGGACTGGATCATGCACGAGTACCGGCTTGAAACCGATGAAAACGGCACCCCTCAG GAAGAAGGTTGGGTGGTGTGTCGAGTGTTCAAGAAGCGACTACCGACGGTGAGAAGAATGGGTGAACACGATTCGCCGATTTGGTACGACGATCAAGTCTCATTCATGCCAGATCTAGAGTCCCCAAAGGAAAACCCTAATCCCAATTATTTGCCTAATTACCACCACCCCCACAACTCTTATGCTTGCAAGAAAGAGCTCGACTTTTCGTACCAAAATCCCCCTCATCACGGCCACTTCTTCCAGCTTCCGCTCTTAGACGGCCCGAAACTACTGCTCCAAACAAATCCTATGGCTGCGTTCGGACAACAAGAACAAATTCAACAGGCCCATAACCAAAACTTGAACTATTACGGCGATCAGGCGGTGGATCAGGTGACGGACTGGCGGGTTCTCGACAAGTTTGTTGCCTCTCAGCTGAGTCAAGAAGAGGCGCCGAAAGAGAATGACAACTCAAACAACGCGGAAAACTGCTTCTTCCAAACATCATCCGATCATGAGTTGATCAACAAACAAGACCAGATGGGCCCGGAGAATGCGGCCTCGACATCAAACTCCAGTTGTCAGATGGATCTGTGgaagtga
- the LOC131319371 gene encoding pectinesterase 2-like → MGTSNAIKLLFLLALFTIATALAIEFASSADSNDATPSRNVSSLEGERSLLQRMLRGRRRRGRRPRVLAGMRRAGRRRGRRAPVVVAQDGSGNFPTIKAALDASLRRKGVGRFVIHIKAGVYREVVVVDEKMKNIRFTGDGIGRTIITGSNFRGLGDLNAWNSTTVLVRGDGFVARDLTFQNTYRYQPAPAITIEAPQSAFYRVGFDGYQDTILLRGTGRQFFKECDVYGTVDFICGDGNSIFQNSNIIARKSFTGNQITITASKRGVTNLSTGLVFQNCRVTAAPDLREAFGRTKIYLGRPWGDHARTIFMNCDFDLPIHPEGWLAWQGSSPGLLTNPPVDYREFGNRGMGSSTRGRVRWAGYRVMTDRNEANQFTVANFIQGQTWLPRTGVPFFLGM, encoded by the exons ATGGGCACATCAAATGCAATTAAACTTCTATTTTTATTAGCGTTATTCACAATCGCTACCGCTTTGGCTATTGAATTTGCATCGTCTGCTGATTCCAACGACGCAACTCCCAGTAGAAATGTTTCGAGTCTTGAGGGCGAAAGAAGTCTTCTGCAACGGATGCTGAGAGGAAGACGTCGAAGAGGGAGAAGGCCAAGGGTACTGGCGGGCATGAGAAGGGCGGGTAGGAGGAGGGGTAGAAGGGCACCGGTCGTAGTGGCTCAAGACGGGTCGGGAAATTTTCCGACTATCAAGGCTGCTCTTGATGCGTCGCTCAGGAGGAAAGGCGTCGGACGATTCGTCATTCACATAAAGGCAGGGGTTTATAGGGAAGTAGTAGTTGTTGATGAGAAAATGAAGAATATTAGGTTCACAGGTGATGGCATAGGGAGGACCATTATCACTGGTAGCAATTTCAGAGGTTTAGGCGACCTTAATGCATGGAATTCTACAACTGTGT TGGTTCGGGGGGACGGTTTCGTGGCTCGGGACCTAACATTCCAGAACACGTACCGGTACCAACCAGCCCCGGCGATCACAATCGAAGCCCCACAATCGGCCTTCTACCGCGTGGGCTTCGACGGGTACCAAGACACCATTTTATTGCGAGGTACTGGCCGACAGTTTTTCAAAGAATGTGACGTTTACGGCACCGTGGATTTCATATGCGGGGATGGCAACTCCATTTTCCAAAACTCCAACATCATCGCCAGAAAATCCTTCACCGGTAACCAAATCACAATCACGGCCTCAAAGCGAGGCGTCACCAACTTGTCCACTGGGCTCGTTTTCCAAAACTGCCGGGTCACTGCGGCGCCTGATCTAAGAGAGGCTTTTGGGCGCACGAAGATTTACTTGGGCCGGCCGTGGGGGGACCACGCGCGGACCATTTTTATGAACTGCGATTTTGATCTGCCCATTCATCCGGAAGGGTGGTTGGCGTGGCAAGGTTCGTCTCCTGGGCTTCTGACTAACCCTCCTGTTGATTATAGGGAGTTTGGGAACCGGGGTATGGGTTCCTCGACCCGGGGGAGAGTGAGGTGGGCGGGGTATCGGGTTATGACCGATCGAAATGAGGCGAATCAGTTCACGGTTGCGAATTTTATTCAAGGTCAAACGTGGCTGCCTAGGACTGGCGTGCCTTTTTTTCTTGGTATGTAA